The following nucleotide sequence is from Pedobacter sp. PACM 27299.
AACCGGATGCTGGATCGTATTGAGCATTCTTTTGATGCACAAAAAGAGTTTGTTTCTCATATTTCTCATGAATTAAGAACACCTCTGGCCACTGTAATTGCTGAATTGGAGATCTCTCAAAATAAAGAGAGAACACCTTTGGAATACCAAAACGCGATAGGGCTGGCTTTAAAAGATGCGAGGAAGCTGGCCCGGCTGTCGACCAGTTTATTAGATCTGGCCAATGCCAATTACGACCAAACGGAGATTAGCTTCAAAGAACTTCGCCTCGATGAAGTGTTATTAGATGCTCGGATAGAGGTATTGCAGCACCAGCCAGAATATAAAGTAAACCTCATTTTTGATCAGGAAGCAGAAGATGACGATTTTATTTCTATCTATGGAAATGAGCATTTATTGAAAATCGCTTTCCTCAATTTGATGGAGAACAACTGTAAGTTCTCTGAAGATAAACAATCCAATGTTGCAATTTCCTATTATCAGGACAAAACGATGCTCCGTTTTTCTGATCAGGGTATTGGCATCTCGGAACAAGACCGTCTGCATTTATTCGACCCGTTTTATCGAGGGGATAACCAGTATTACGCAGAGGGAAATGGCATCGGCCTGGCGCTCACAAAAAAGATCATCACATTGCATAATGGTGAGATTTCTGTTATTTCTGAAAAAGGAGAAGGAACCACTTTTATCGTTACACTGACTCATGTTTAAGGCGTATTTATGCTTTCATTAAGGACCTGCTTGAGGGGGTTCTTAAGGAGGATGCTTCAGCTTTTTTATAGAGGTGACTCTTCCTTTCTAATCACTTTCTAATGATTTTCTAATCATGCCCTAACGGCCCTTTCCAAGGGCTAGAGGTACTTTTGTGTCATCAAAAAAACAAAACGTATGGACAAGCCTCCGTGTTATAAGCCATTAATTATTTACCCTCCCTATTCAGTGTAGTATTTCCGATACTTTCCTGAAAGGGAATGATATCGAAAAGCAATGTTAAGTACACTAGACTTCAGCAGCCGTTTATTATTAGCCCTCAGTTTGGGCGCTGCGATTGGCATAGAACGCCAATGGCATCAACGTATCGCAGGATTACGCACCAATACCCTGGTCTCTTTGGGTGCCGCAATATTCATTACCCTGGCGGTAAAAATCGGGGGCGATGCCAGTGGCAGGGTCGCTTCTTATATCGTGAGTGGTATTGGTTTTCTCGGTGCCGGAGTGATCATGAAGGATGGAATGAATGTAAGGGGACTCAACACTGCAGCCACACTCTGGTGTTCTGCAGCGATTGGCGCACTCTCTGGAATGGGCTTTTACCCTGAAGCAGCAATTGCTACAAGTTTCATCGTACTCGCACACCTTATTTTACGCCCTATAGGTCTTAAACTAGGCAAAAACTCATTTCATCCCAAAAGTGAAACTGCTCAAACTGAGTATTTGATTTCCATCAAATGCAAAGAGCGGGTAGAAAATCACATCCGTGTTTTACTGCTCCAGCACCTTGGGAATCATGAAAAGCTCATGCTCAGGGCACTGACCAGCAGCGATAACGGTGATCCTGCGAATGCAATCATTACTGCGGAGTTAGTTGCTGTAGGAAATCAGGATGAATTAATGGAAAAAATGGTGAGCAGGCTGACGATTGAAGCAGAAGTAATGCGGGTAAGCTGGGAATTAACAGGACAACAATCAGAGTTATGAAAAGACTAAAAATGAAACATCAAAAAACAGCTGCTGGTTTTGAGGAGGCAGGAGCAACAAAGTTGAAAAATGTGGCGAGAATAGCAGCAGATTTCTTCTATCCCATGCTCAATAGCGACAAGGAAGGTTTGACAGCAGCTGCTGTAGCAGAAAAGAGAAAGTTGTTTGGCTGGAATGAAATTGAGCATGAGCGAGCTTTACCTTGGTACGTTCAGCTATTTCAAGCCTTTTTAAACCCTTTTATTGCCGTGTTGTTAATATTGGCTATTGTCTCGTTTATTGTCGATGTGGGACTCGCTGAGGAGGCTGAGCGGGATTATAAAACGGTTATTGTAGTTGGGCTGATGGTAGTGCTGAGTTCTCTGCTTCGTTTTTGGCAGGAATTCGGCAGTAACCGGGCGGCGGAAGCACTAAAAAGTATGGTGAAAACCACTGCTACCGTTTTGCGTAAAGAAAATGGAAAAGAAGAAGTTGAGCTGAAAGCTTTAGTACCTGGTGACCTGGTGTTTTTGAGTGCCGGTGATATGGTGCCTGCAGATCTACGCCTCATCCAGTCTAAAGATCTTTTTGTGAGTCAGGCTATGCTGACAGGTGAATCTCATCCATTGGAAAAAAGTGCCGAAGTGGTTTCCAATGCAGATCATAAATCACCATTGGAACTGGATAACATCTGTTTCATGGGGACTAATGTATTGAGCGGCACAGCTACTGCAGTGGTGGTCAATACGGGGAATCTGACTTATTTCGGTGCTGTAGGTACTGCCATCAGCGGAAAACGTTCAGAAACCAGTTTTGATAAAGGGGTGAATAAGGTGAGCTGGTTACTGATCCGATTTATGCTGGTGATGGTTCCTTTGACTTTTGTGATCAATGGTTTAACTAAAGGAGATTGGTTTGAAGCGTTGCTTTTCGGCATTGCGATGGCAGTGGGCTTAACACCAGAGATGCTGCCCATGATTGTGACTGCCAACCTGGCCAAGGGGGCGAAGAATATGAGTCAGCATAAAGTGATTGTGAAAAGATTAAATGCCATCCAGAATATTGGGGCCATGGATATTCTTTGTACCGATAAAACCGGGACACTCACCATGGATAAGATCATTTTAGAGCGGCATTTGAATGTTTATGGAGAAGACGATGATGAAGTGCTGAAATGGGCTTATTTAAATAGTTTTCATCAAACTGGGCTAAAAAACCTCCTTGATCTGGCAGTGCTGGAACATTTGGAACTTCATGATTACCTGAATGTTGCGGAAGGTTATCATAAAGTAGATGAGATTCCTTTTGATTTTCAGCGACGAAGAATGAGTGTGATTTTGGAGCAGCAGCATGGAAAACAGCTGCTGATCTGTAAAGGCGCAGTGGAAGAAATGCTCGACCTATGTTCTCATGCGTTTGAGCCTGGTGAAAATCACCAGTTGCACCTGGAAAAGGATGCCGTGGTAGTGATGGATGAGTGCATGCGCAATACCGTGCTGCTAACTTCCAGAAAGCTTAATGAAGATGGGCTGAGGGTATTATTGGTGGCTATAAAGGAATATGACCCGCGTCCTTCAAACTATGGGGTCAAGGAGGAGGATAAAATGATTTTAACTGGATTCATTGGCTTTTTAGATCCCGCTAAACCTTCTGCAAGGCCTGCAATTGAAGGGCTGCAGGAACTGGGGATTACAGTTAAAGTACTGACTGGTGATAATGATGTGGTGACCAGAAAGATCTGTAAAGAAGTGGGAATTCCCTTTCAGCAGGTTTTATTGGGACATGAACTGGACCAGATGGGGGAGGAGGAGCTTGCTGCTAAGCTTCAGGATACCAGTATTTTTGCAAAATTAAGCCCTGTTCAAAAGTCCAGGATTGTCAGGTTGTTACAATCGAAAGGGCATACTGTAGGTTTTATGGGAGATGGGATCAATGATGCGGCAGCATTAAGAGTTGCTGACGTAGGCATTTCTGTAGACACTGCGGTAGACATCGCAAAAGAAAGCGCCGACATTATCCTGCTGGAAAAAGACCTGATGGTACTTCGCAAAGGGGTGATCTATGGACGGCGAACTTTTGGGAACATTATTAAATACATCAAAATGACGGCCAGCAGTAATTTTGGCAATATGTTCAGTATGTTAGGTGCAAGTGCTTTTCTGCCTTTCTTACCGATGCTGCCCATCCATCTGCTGATTCAAAACCTGTTGTATGACCTTTCCCAGATTTCTATTCCATGGGACCGTATGGATGAGGAATTTTTGAAGAAACCACAGAACTGGGATGCTGGAGGGATCAGCAAGTTTATGGTCTTTATCGGACCAATTAGTTCAATTTTTGACTATGCCACTTTTGCGGTCATGTTTTATGTGTTTAAGGCGAATAGTCCGGCACACCAAACGCTGTTTCAAACCGGTTGGTTTGTAGAAGGATTATTGTCGCAAACGCTGATTGTTCACATGATCAGAACCCGTAAGATTCCATTTATTCAAAGCTGGGCAACAGCTCCGGTGATTGCGCTGACAACGTTGATTATGCTGGTTGGAATCGCGATTCCTTTTACACCTTTTGCAGGGGTTTTGAAGCTAACGCCCTTGCCAATAGCCTATTTTCCGTGGCTGTTAGGGATCCTTTTGAGCTATTGTCTTTTAACGCAGTATGTAAAAACTTTGTTTATCAAAAAGTTTAACCAATGGCTGTAAGTGTTTGATTATGTATTAACTAAAAAATTCAATATTTTACTGTTTAGTCATTGTAAACAGTAGATTTTCCATTTTATGTGTTGAAAATCTTCCCGAAATAAATATTAAAAAAAGAACATGAAACATTTGATTTTAAGCGGCAGTTTACTGTTGCTCCTGGCTTCCTGTGCCCAAAAAAAGAGGTCGAGCCGATCGAAAATTATCAATTACAGGGAGATACATTAGTCCTTCCCGCAGTGTCAAAACTAAATGGCCTTTTACGTTTGGCCACGGCAGCTGAAGCTCCTTTTCAAATGGAAATTACCAGTGTGGGCAAGGTAAAAGCCATCCCCAATTTCTATGCAGAAACTGCCAGCCCTTTTTCCGGACGTTTGCTTCGGGTTTTCATAAAATTAGGCATGAAAGTGAGCCCTGGAACGCCACTTTTTGAATTGGCATCACCCGATTTTATTGAACTTCAGCAGCGTTTTTTCAGTATAAAAGCGCAGTTGAAAAAGGCAGGTCTGGATTTGAAACGCCAGAAGGATCTTTTTAAAAATGAAGTGTCATCAGTTAAAGATCTGGAAGAGATTAGTCAGGCTTATGATTTGATTTTAAGTGAGTATAAAAATTTGGTAGAAGGATTTAAAGTGTATCATGTTGCTGCGGATCAATTAAAAATCGGACAGCCATTTATACTTCGTTCTCCAATAAAAGGGGAGGTGATTCAGAATGATCTGGTGACAGGGGGTTACCTGAATACGGAAGCTGCAGCACTAGTTAAAATAGCGGAGTTGAGCCGGGTGTATGTCGCCGCCCAGGTGAAAGAAAAGGACATCCGCTTTATCCATAAGGGGGACGAGGTCAGGCTGGAAGTCACTGCTGACCCTGGCAGAAAAATTAAAGGAAAGGTGGGACATATCGCAGAGATCCTGGATGAGGAAAGCAGAAGCATTCAGGTGCTCATCGAATGTGAAAACCCTGATGGCGCCTTAAAACCAGAAATGTATGCAAAGATCAGTTTCAAAGGGAGGCCAGTAAATGCGCTTTTTGTGCCTGAAAAGGCAGTTTTTCAGCAAAATGACAGCAGTTTCGTTTTTCTGCAAACAGGGAAAGGGCGTTTTGTGCGGAGAAAGGTAGAAACAGGAGGCCTGCATCAGGGGAAAGTGATGATCACCAGGGGCTTAAATGTTGGAGATGTACTGGTTGCTGCAGGTGCTTTTTACCTTCTGGAAGCGAAATAAATGAGGGAAACGTGATTAAAAAAATATGATGAAAAATATGCTACTGATTTCTATACAAAAACGCTGGCTGATGCTGGCTCTTTTCATGATGCTGAGCTTGCTTGGCTATTATTCCTGGACAAAACTGGCGCTGGAGGCTTATCCTGATATTGCCGATGTGACTTCTCAGGTAGTGACTCAAGTACCAGGACTTGCTGCAGAAGAAGTGGAACAGCAGGTTACCATTCCCATAGAACGGGCTTTAAATGGGATGCCAGGCATGGAAGTGATGCGCAGCAAAAGCACCTTTGGCCTTTCTATGGTGACCATTGTTTTTAAAGATGGGACGAATGATTATTTCGCGAGAAATCGCATTGAAGAACGTTTAAAAGAACTTTCTTTGCCTTATGGGGCGGCACCCGGCCTGGACCCGCTGACTTCTCCAACCGGAGAAATCTATCGGTATATCATTGAGGGCAAGCCGCAGGACCTTCGGAAACTGACCGATTTGCAGAACTGGGTCATCATTCCTAAGCTAAAACAGGTTGCTGGTGTGGCGGATGTGACCAATTTTGGCGGAATTACTACGCAATACCAGGTAGAACTCGACCCTGCGAAGCTTGATCAGTATCATTTGAGTACCCTGGATGTAGAAGAGGCGATTCAAAAAAACAATGCCAATGCAGGCGGAAGTACTTTAAATGTCGGGGAACAAGGCTATGTAGTTCGTGGGATCGGCCTGATTCAGAACCTGGTAGATATTGGCCGGATTGTGATTAAAACGGAAAAGGGCGTACCTATTCTAGTGAGTGATCTCGGGGAATTGAAATATGGTAATTTAGAGCGGAAAGGGATTTTGGGTTATACCGATCACCACAGAAATTACAGTGAAAGTCTGGAAGGAATTGTGCTGCTTTTAAAAGGAGAAAACCCTTCTGAAGTGCTCAAAGGAGTGCATAAAGCGGTGGATGAGCTCAATAATGGCCTTTTGCCGGAAGGAGTAGTGATTCATCCTTTTTTGGACCGTACAGACTTAGTGAATACCACTTTAAGCACCGTTTCGCATACCTTAATTGAGGGAATGGTTTTAGTGGTGGTGATTTTGATCGCATTCCTTGGCAGCTGGAGGGGCGCTTTATTGGTGGCCATTACTATTCCCATTTCCCTGCTGATTGCTTTTATTCTAATGAAGCTCACTGATATTCCCGCCAATTTATTGTCGCTGGGTGCAATCGATTTTGGGATTCTGGTGGATGGTGCCATTGTGATGATGGAAACAATTTTGAAAAAGAGAGAATCTGATCCGGAAGCGGTACTGGAAGAAAAATCAATCGCTAAAAGAGCAATTGAAGTAGCAAAACCGATCATTTTCTCTACCCTGATTATCATTACGGCTTACCTGCCTTTATTTGCTTTTGAGCGGGTAGAAAAGAAATTGTTTACGCCTATGGCTTTCACCGTGGCCTATGCTTTACTCGCTGCTTTGGCTGTTGCCCTGTTCTTAATTCCTGGCCTGGCCTACCTGACTTATCGCAAGCCACAAAAGCTATATCATAATAAATGGCTGGAAAAATTGACCGGTCAGTATGAACGGACAATCAGCCGGATCATGACAGCTCCTAAGCGCGTTTTCTTGCCTTTAATATTGATTTTATGTGCCGGAATAGCTTTAAGTGTGACTGTAGGCAAGGATTTTCTGCCAGTTTTAGATGAGGGTTCTATCTGGTTACAGGTTCAGCTTCCTCCGGGAATAACGCTGGACAAGGCCAGAGAAATGAGTGATACCCTGAGAAGTCGTACAATGCAGCATCCGGAGCTGAGTTATATGATGGTTCAGGCGGGAAGAAATGACGATGGAACAGATCCTTTTACCGCCTCCCATTTTGAATGTTCTATAGGTTTAAGGCCCTATAACCAATGGCCAGCTGGAAAAACAAAAGAGGACCTGATTTCAGAACTGTCCCAAACCTATGCATCGATGCCAGGCTATACTGTTGGTTTTGCACAGCCCATGATTGATGGTGTCATGGATAAAATTTCCGGTGCACATAGTGAATTGGTTGTTAAAATCTATGGGTCAGATTTTAAAGAAAGCAGACGGATTGCGGAAGATGTGGTGCGGATCTTGAAAAGCGTGAAAGGAGCCGTGGATGTGGCCATAGACCAGGAACCTGCACTGCCGCAGCTGCAGATCATTGCTGATCGGGAAAAGATGGCGCAGTACGGAATAAATACTGCGGAACTGAGCACCCTGATCGCCGTCGCTATCGGTGGAAAAGCGATCTCAGCCGTGTTTATTGGTGATCGTGTATTTGAAGTGGTATGCCGTTATAAGGCCGATAGCCGGGATAGCCGGGAGAAGATTGGAAATCTAATGCTCAGCAATGCGCAGGGCGCTAAAATTCCACTTTCTCAAGTTGCAGATGTTAAATTGAGTACTGGTGAAAGTACGATTACAAGAGAAGAAAATCAGCGGCACCTGACCGTAAAACTAAATGTGAGGGACATGGATTTAGGGACTTTATTGAAGAATGCCCATTCTAAAATTGATAAAGAATTGAAGTATGATGAAAGTAAGTTCAGAATGGAATGGGGCGGACAATTTGAAAACCAGAGCCGTGCTTATTCCAGGCTGGCCATTATTGTGCCGCTGGCATTAACCTTGATGTTTCTGCTGCTGTATGCTGCTTTTGGTAAGTTTCATCAGGCGGCGTTGATTCTGGCAATGGTTCCATTGGCGCTGTTTGGGGGGATGCTGGCCCTGAATGTTCGGGGAATGACGCTTAATGTTTCGTCGGCAGTAGGCTTTATCGCCCTGTTTGGTCTGGCGATACAGAATGGCGTACTCATGATGACACACATCAACCAGCTTCGTGAAAAAGGTGCCGCACTAAAAGTAGCCGTTATGGAAGGGGCAAAACATCGTTTCAGGCCAATCTTAATGACCGCTACAGTGGCCATCCTCGGACTGTTGCCCGC
It contains:
- a CDS encoding HAMP domain-containing sensor histidine kinase, whose amino-acid sequence is MKIRYKLTLLFTLLFTLLICAFAFFTYYSSAENREDEYYKRLKQLAITKSNLLLDAKVAPDVLQLIYKNAPNNLFQEEVAVYDTSFHLLYHDAVNIDKIKETKSMIAEIVAKGEIQFNQGQLQAVGFLYPYKGRNYVVTAAAKDEYGLAKLRQLRFILLISVLGSVVLTVFAGYLFARHALKHVAEMVDEIEEMTANNLDQRLKVENAKDEIGELAITFNRMLDRIEHSFDAQKEFVSHISHELRTPLATVIAELEISQNKERTPLEYQNAIGLALKDARKLARLSTSLLDLANANYDQTEISFKELRLDEVLLDARIEVLQHQPEYKVNLIFDQEAEDDDFISIYGNEHLLKIAFLNLMENNCKFSEDKQSNVAISYYQDKTMLRFSDQGIGISEQDRLHLFDPFYRGDNQYYAEGNGIGLALTKKIITLHNGEISVISEKGEGTTFIVTLTHV
- a CDS encoding efflux RND transporter periplasmic adaptor subunit yields the protein MSKLNGLLRLATAAEAPFQMEITSVGKVKAIPNFYAETASPFSGRLLRVFIKLGMKVSPGTPLFELASPDFIELQQRFFSIKAQLKKAGLDLKRQKDLFKNEVSSVKDLEEISQAYDLILSEYKNLVEGFKVYHVAADQLKIGQPFILRSPIKGEVIQNDLVTGGYLNTEAAALVKIAELSRVYVAAQVKEKDIRFIHKGDEVRLEVTADPGRKIKGKVGHIAEILDEESRSIQVLIECENPDGALKPEMYAKISFKGRPVNALFVPEKAVFQQNDSSFVFLQTGKGRFVRRKVETGGLHQGKVMITRGLNVGDVLVAAGAFYLLEAK
- a CDS encoding CusA/CzcA family heavy metal efflux RND transporter, which gives rise to MMKNMLLISIQKRWLMLALFMMLSLLGYYSWTKLALEAYPDIADVTSQVVTQVPGLAAEEVEQQVTIPIERALNGMPGMEVMRSKSTFGLSMVTIVFKDGTNDYFARNRIEERLKELSLPYGAAPGLDPLTSPTGEIYRYIIEGKPQDLRKLTDLQNWVIIPKLKQVAGVADVTNFGGITTQYQVELDPAKLDQYHLSTLDVEEAIQKNNANAGGSTLNVGEQGYVVRGIGLIQNLVDIGRIVIKTEKGVPILVSDLGELKYGNLERKGILGYTDHHRNYSESLEGIVLLLKGENPSEVLKGVHKAVDELNNGLLPEGVVIHPFLDRTDLVNTTLSTVSHTLIEGMVLVVVILIAFLGSWRGALLVAITIPISLLIAFILMKLTDIPANLLSLGAIDFGILVDGAIVMMETILKKRESDPEAVLEEKSIAKRAIEVAKPIIFSTLIIITAYLPLFAFERVEKKLFTPMAFTVAYALLAALAVALFLIPGLAYLTYRKPQKLYHNKWLEKLTGQYERTISRIMTAPKRVFLPLILILCAGIALSVTVGKDFLPVLDEGSIWLQVQLPPGITLDKAREMSDTLRSRTMQHPELSYMMVQAGRNDDGTDPFTASHFECSIGLRPYNQWPAGKTKEDLISELSQTYASMPGYTVGFAQPMIDGVMDKISGAHSELVVKIYGSDFKESRRIAEDVVRILKSVKGAVDVAIDQEPALPQLQIIADREKMAQYGINTAELSTLIAVAIGGKAISAVFIGDRVFEVVCRYKADSRDSREKIGNLMLSNAQGAKIPLSQVADVKLSTGESTITREENQRHLTVKLNVRDMDLGTLLKNAHSKIDKELKYDESKFRMEWGGQFENQSRAYSRLAIIVPLALTLMFLLLYAAFGKFHQAALILAMVPLALFGGMLALNVRGMTLNVSSAVGFIALFGLAIQNGVLMMTHINQLREKGAALKVAVMEGAKHRFRPILMTATVAILGLLPASLATGIGSDVQRPLATVIVYGLLFSTGITLFALPALYYLLERSGEIRTQLIKSSPRGSVILLLVFVFVGFSGKTNAQVDTTFNQHKIAYPAFLKMLSQHNLAYAAERFNVSIATADALSAKVFPDPEFNLSAGDQREGGFRKGYELISGLSYQLELGGKRKARMELANGERRLSELSLNDYFRQLRMEATVAYLKAMKEQRLLQVKINGYQMMKQLSKADSLRLKSGAIPGLDVRQSRLEARSQLNEVYQQEADWKMSLAALDQLLGMKTEALIFQPTGDFLKFEREFQLSALIVSAQQHRSDALVAMQELNQTHNSFRLAKSLRTPDLGLSLNVTANTVASNPVDPGLPSGTIAFGMSLPLKFSNQNKGALRSADYKVQQAELKYQQVELQIQTEVTQAYHQYMSSRKQVLQYSSGMLNDAQKVLEGRVYSYKRGESSFVEVLVSQRTFNEVQQSYLEILYVNAIALLELEQAAGIWDIDF
- a CDS encoding MgtC/SapB family protein — encoded protein: MLSTLDFSSRLLLALSLGAAIGIERQWHQRIAGLRTNTLVSLGAAIFITLAVKIGGDASGRVASYIVSGIGFLGAGVIMKDGMNVRGLNTAATLWCSAAIGALSGMGFYPEAAIATSFIVLAHLILRPIGLKLGKNSFHPKSETAQTEYLISIKCKERVENHIRVLLLQHLGNHEKLMLRALTSSDNGDPANAIITAELVAVGNQDELMEKMVSRLTIEAEVMRVSWELTGQQSEL
- the mgtA gene encoding magnesium-translocating P-type ATPase: MKRLKMKHQKTAAGFEEAGATKLKNVARIAADFFYPMLNSDKEGLTAAAVAEKRKLFGWNEIEHERALPWYVQLFQAFLNPFIAVLLILAIVSFIVDVGLAEEAERDYKTVIVVGLMVVLSSLLRFWQEFGSNRAAEALKSMVKTTATVLRKENGKEEVELKALVPGDLVFLSAGDMVPADLRLIQSKDLFVSQAMLTGESHPLEKSAEVVSNADHKSPLELDNICFMGTNVLSGTATAVVVNTGNLTYFGAVGTAISGKRSETSFDKGVNKVSWLLIRFMLVMVPLTFVINGLTKGDWFEALLFGIAMAVGLTPEMLPMIVTANLAKGAKNMSQHKVIVKRLNAIQNIGAMDILCTDKTGTLTMDKIILERHLNVYGEDDDEVLKWAYLNSFHQTGLKNLLDLAVLEHLELHDYLNVAEGYHKVDEIPFDFQRRRMSVILEQQHGKQLLICKGAVEEMLDLCSHAFEPGENHQLHLEKDAVVVMDECMRNTVLLTSRKLNEDGLRVLLVAIKEYDPRPSNYGVKEEDKMILTGFIGFLDPAKPSARPAIEGLQELGITVKVLTGDNDVVTRKICKEVGIPFQQVLLGHELDQMGEEELAAKLQDTSIFAKLSPVQKSRIVRLLQSKGHTVGFMGDGINDAAALRVADVGISVDTAVDIAKESADIILLEKDLMVLRKGVIYGRRTFGNIIKYIKMTASSNFGNMFSMLGASAFLPFLPMLPIHLLIQNLLYDLSQISIPWDRMDEEFLKKPQNWDAGGISKFMVFIGPISSIFDYATFAVMFYVFKANSPAHQTLFQTGWFVEGLLSQTLIVHMIRTRKIPFIQSWATAPVIALTTLIMLVGIAIPFTPFAGVLKLTPLPIAYFPWLLGILLSYCLLTQYVKTLFIKKFNQWL